In Janthinobacterium sp. B9-8, the genomic stretch GCATTCGAGCCGGTGTATCGCAGCTTTGCCTATACCGGTCCTAAAATTTTACTCGCTACTTACTTTGAATCGGTTGCGGCCCATGCGGCCCTGTTGCGCGATTTGCCGGTAGCCGGTGTGCATCTTGATCTGGTGCGCGCGCCGCAGCAATTAGACGTGTTTGCCAATAACTGGCCAGCCAGCAAGGTTTTATCCCTAGGCGTAGTGGATGGCCGCAATATCTGGGTGAGCGATTTTTCCGCGATTCTGGCGCGGATAGAAGCACTGCAAGGCCGCAATATCTGGTTGAGCGCTTCATGCTCGCTATTGCATGTGCCGGTCGATTTGGCGCAAGAAAGCAAGCTGGATGAAGAATTAAAAGGCTGGTTAGCCTTTGCCAGGCAAAAATTGCAAGAAATCAGCGTGTTAAAACGCGCCTTGAGCGGGGCCGATGTCAGCGCCGAGCTAAGCGCTAATGCCGCAAAAGTCGCCTCACGTGCGGCATCGCCACGGATTCATAATCCAGCGGTGAGCGCCCGTATTCAAGCCTTGAGCGAGGGCGATGCTCGCCGCCATGCTGTGTTTGCGACGCGCCAAGCAGAGCAAAAACTGCGCTTTAACTTGCCGCCGCTGCCAACCACTACCATCGGCTCTTTCCCGCAAACTAAAGAAATCCGTGCGGCGCGTGCGGCGTTCAAAAAAGGCACGCTGGCGCAAAACGATTATGTGGAACAAATGCAAGCCGAGATTCGCCTTGCGGTAGAAAAGCAAGAAGCCCTGGGTATTGATGTGCTGGTACACGGCGAAGCCGAGCGCAACGATATGGTGGAATACTTTGGCGAGCAACTTTCCGGCTTTGCCTTTACCCAGTTTGGCTGGGTGCAAAGCTACGGCAGCCGCTGCGTCAAACCGCCAGTTTTATTCGGCGATGTAAGCCGCCCAACGCCAATGACAGTGGAGTGGACTCAATACGCGCAAAGCCTGACGCAAAAGCCAATGAAGGGCATGCTGACTGGCCCGGTCACGATCTTACAATGGTCGTTTGTGCGCGATGATCAGCCGCGCTCGGTCACCACACAGCAAATTGCCCTAGCGATTCGGGATGAAGTGGTCGATCTGGAAACCGCAGGCATTGGCATTATCCAGATTGATGAGCCCGCTTTCCGTGAAGGCTTGCCGCTGAAAAAGAGCGATTGGGCCGCTTATTTGCACTGGGCTGCCGAGGCATTCCGTATCTCTGCATCTGGCGTGGCGAATCAAACGCAAATCCACACCCATATGTGTTATTCGGAATTCAACGATATTCTGCCCGCCATTGCCGCAATGGATGCAGACGTGATCACCATTGAAACCAGCCGCTCGGATATGGAATTGCTCACCGGCTTTGGCACCTTCAAGTATCCAAATGAAGTGGGCCCGGGTGTGTACGATATTCATAGCCCGCGTATTCCGCCGGTGGAAGACATGCTGCGCCTGATCGCCAAAGCCGCCGAAGTGGTGCCGGTTGAGCTGCTGTGGGTGAATCCAGATTGCGGCCTAAAAACCCGCAACTGGCCAGAAACCGAAGCGGCCTTGGCCAATATGCTGGAAGCCACCCGCCAGGCGCGTCAGCATTTAGCAGAGCACGGCCACCTGCCAAGCTTTGCCAGCATCCCCGCTAAGCCACATGTGCATGGCGCGTGTGCCTGCCACTAAGATCTTTGTCCCTCTCTCCAAGGGGAGGGGGACATTCTTAAATGACTCAAGATTGTACGGCAGTGTGCCTGTCTTATGAAAGCAGCCACTTTTCCCGACCTAATGCAGCCTTAAGCCTGACTCACTACTAGCTTTCAATAGTATAATGGTAATTGTTATAAGCTAGACAGGATATGTTATGCAGGTGCCTGCATTTCCTCCCGATGAGGCCTTGCGTGTAAAAACACTGCGCGAGCTGCTGATTCTGGATACGCCGCCAGATGCACGTTTTGATAACCTCACTCGCGCCGCAGCGGCTTTTTTTCGTGTGCAAATTGCGGTAGTCAGCCTGATTGATGTAAACCGGCAATGGTTCAAATCGGCTTGTGGGCTGGATGCCAAAGAAACGGCCCGCGATATCTCTTTTTGCGGCCACGCTATTTTGCAAGACGACGTGTTTGTGATTGAAGACGCTCTATTAGACGAGCGCTTCTTTGATAACCCGCTCGTAAGCGGTGAGCCAAACATTCGCTTCTATGCCGGAGCGCCCTTAAAAACCAGTAATGGCATGAACCTCGGCACGCTCTGCCTGATCGACAAACACCCCGGCGCCTTGCTCGATTTTGAAATAGAAATGCTATCCGATATGGCAAAGCTGGTGGTGCAGGAGCTGGAGCGGCCAATGGTTGAGGCTGATGTGGTGGTGCATGTATAGGGTGGAGGTGAATGAAGAAATTGGAAACTGGGTCATGTTTTTAATTGTGGTTTGGTCTTAGTTTTCTTTTATGTTAGAGCCTGTTAGATACATTGGAGTAGGGATGCGCCGCTTGGCTGAATTGAGTGATCTTGAACCTGTTTTTTTCATCTATATGAATGCTGAGGTCATCCATTTCTTAGGCTTTGATCCTATGCCTATCGAGGCATTTAAACCCATCTTTTATGAATTCGTTGAGAGCCGCTGCTTCTTTGTGTACGAGGTTTCTGGAGAACTTGCCGGCTTCTATAAAGCATCTCGGCATCCTGGGCGGGCGAGCCACGTCGCATACTTGGGTTCACTTGCAGTTGCTCCGAAGTTTCAAGGGCAGGGCATTGCACAGATCATGGTTGAAGAGGCTATTGAGGAGCTTTGTCGCTTAGGTGCTAAGCGGATTGAGTTGATCGTCGAGTCCGACAACACGCGAGGTCTTTCTTTCTATACACGGCTAGGGTTTGAGATCGAAGGCAAACTGAGGAAATTCTACAAGCGCTCTCATGAGTCCACGTATGTTGATGATTACATCATGTCCAAGATCTTCGACTGAGTGTAAAAAAGGTCAGGTATAACACTCCAACTTTGTTAGAAAGACCTGACCTTTGCCTTCAAGCTTATCCAAAATAAACACTTATCTCACCCTAGCCATGTAGGGCGGGCTCGTTTTATCAACCCGCACTGATTGTCTGTTGTTATGTCGGGGGCAGATTGGAGGGCATAGTTTTAACGTCCACAATATTGTATTTATCCTGATTATGCCTCTTGCTCATTGCACTCGATTTTTGCATTTGTAGGGCAGGTGCAACCCGCGTATTTTTTAGTAGCATTGCTCGCGGGTTGCACCCGCCCTACGATATTTATATGTGTAGTTGAACAAGAGGCATAATCAGGGTATTTATTATGCTCTACGGTTTTACCAGAGGTTTTTTCTTATATGAGTGATTCCAAGCAAAATATGCACGTCATTGTTGCTAGCGACGTAAGTAATGGTCGTGATGGTATCGGCATTGAGGTTTACTTGGATGAAGAAATGGTTCTCGAAATTTTTCGGGACGATACAAAGAAGGAGCGAGAAGTCACTTTGTATAAAAAGGATCTTCCGCTTTCGCTCGTTGAAAACGCTATAGAAGTTTTCAAAATGAAAATTCCTTGGGAGTTCATACAGGTCGATGTGCCAAGTGCATGACCATTTCGAATTAAAAGGGCTTAGCTTCTTTGATTTTTTTCAAGGGGGAATTAAATGATATCAAAAATGTTCATATTAATAGGTGCGCTATTATTTTGGCTTCTTGTAGGAGGAGCGATAACATTTTTGCCATATTTAAGTGATAACCATACTTTTCATGTTGGGAATTTTATTCTTAGCACTCAATTATTTTCATGGGTAGCCCAGCTTTTTTTTATAATTCTTACCATCTGCTCTGATTCGCGAAAGCCAACTATAGCATTATGGTGTGTTTCAATTGTCTGGTTTATGTTTACGGCTGCTTCTTGGATGATGCTGCCCCCGTAACAAAGGTCGTAGGGTTTTTACCAGTGGAAACTGGGGACAGCTCACTGTTAGTTGTTTGCATTTAACTACGATCTGTCCCAAGTCTTCATGCATGATTATCATGTTTTATCTGTGTTCTAAATTTAATTTCCCCATCGTCTGTGTCTACAGACTTTAGGTTTTAAACCACCACCTCATTGCCGCATTGCAATCGCAACCCTATTCAGGGCATTCATATTGGCAATTACAAAGGTTAAATCTGATATTTCTTGTTCATTAAAATGTTTTTTTAACATTTCAAAATCAGCATCGGGGGCGTGGGTAGTGGCGATTTGGCTGAGTGATTTGGCCCATTGAAATGCTGCGCGTTCTTGCTCGCTAAAGAGGGCTGCAGTGCCAGCCTGTCAGGCTATCTAAACGCTTTTCATTTTCCCTTGCGGCTCTTAAGGCTTTGCTATGCAGTTTCAGGCAAAACGAGCAGCCGTTGATTTGCGAAACACGCAAATTCACCCATTCCAAAAGCATTCATAGATACGAGTTGTCGTTTCTCGATGAAATTGTCTTGAGCTCTGGGCATTCAGAGCATCGAGTTACTCCTCTCTTAGATATGAGCGCAGTACAGCGTCACAGAGTTGAAGATTGCTCAGATATGGTAGCGTTGTTGCGAGTGCGAAGTTTTAATCATTCTGTTGTAAGCTTCACAGGTAGGAACTGCATGGCGTTTCCTAATTATTACAGTTCAAAGTACTTCACCCTGCAATATAACGATATTAAGCATATTGATTTTCCTTTCCACTAAATTGCTCGAAAGTACGAAACGCCTAGCGGTTCGTACCTACGGGCTTATAGCTGGTTTTCTGAGGGAGATTATCTCGCCATTTGTGTATTTTAATTAAATTTATCGAAATAATTAGAAAGTTTCCACATTAAAACAGTGTACTGCTTCTTATTTTCATCATGTATAGTGTGCAATTAGAGTTATAGGCTTAATACATTAAAGGTTGTTGTTGGTAAAATTAATTTTATGATTTATTTTTATGCTGGTTTATATGCTTAATGCATTTGATGCTATGGCAATAGCATGAAGAACCTGATTGCAAAGTTGGCGCAAACCTTATAAATATAAAATGCTTTGTTTTTTTACTATGATAAGGATTGTTTTATTATTAATAGATGTTTAAGATTGGTTTATTAAATACCCTTCCTGAGGATGGTGAATTGTATTTTATTTTAAATGCAGTGCTTTCTTGAGGTGATATTTATTAAACAAGTATGGAGCTCATGCCACACTACGCGGTGTAGGTCAGGCACTACGAGTTTCTAATTGTTTTTATGCGCAATAACCTAGGGGCATCATGTCCACATTTTTATGCAGAAATTTCTCAAAGGCTGCGAAAAAATTCAGCTTATAAAATGCGTTGGTTTTATGGAGGTATTACCAAGTGGCCTGTTGAAAATTACTGATTTTTAATTGTTTGGTTTAATATGAAAATACTAGCCTAAATTTTGGAGGTGGAAATTTCATATAACGTTTTACTATGTTCGCTAAAAACACAAGAAAGTCTCTGTACGTTTATTTTTAATAAAGCTATATGTTATCACTAATATTTTTTATTAAACCCTGATTAATAGGTAAAATATATGCGACATAGTACTTTTGGTTCCTGTTTTAAATGGATGTCTATTGTATCGCTAAGCCTTATATTAGCGGCCTGTGGCGGAAATGATGATGCTTCTGGAGATACGACTGAACAAGCAAAAACATTTACTGCAGATGGAGGTGTATCTCCATTCTATACGTGGGCGGGCACTTTTTCGTCAATACCGGGAACATTGCTCCGCCAAGAAACAATGCCCCAGGGGCAAGTATTATCGAATGCTTCGCAAGGGGTGAAAATTCTGTACACCTCTACAAATGGAGTGGATAACAAAACGCCAATTTATGTTTCTGGTGACATTCAGTTTCCTAAGGGCACGCCACCTGCAGGGGGGTGGCCAGTGATTGCATGGGCACATGGGACCGTAGGCGTTGCGGACGTTTGTGCTCCATCTTGGAGCGGGCGCTCTCAACGAGATATTGCTTATTTAGACACTTGGCTAAACCAAGGGTATGCAATCGTATCCAGTGATTATCAAGGTTTGGGTACTCCAGGCTTGCATCCATATTTGCATTCTCGTCCAGAGGCTTATAGCGTATTGGACGCAGTGCGTGCGGCTCAGCGTGCATTTCCTCAACTATCACGCTCTGTAGTTACGGTTGGGCAGTCCCAAGGTGGACAAGCTGCAGTAGCTACAGCGGCTTATGCTCCCATGTATGCGCCAGAGCTTAACGTATTAGGAACTGTAGCGACGGGAGTTCCTTATGCCTTACATCAAATAGCTCCATTATTAGATTCATTAGTTGCCAAAATACCGTCTACTGGCTTTACTT encodes the following:
- a CDS encoding lipase family protein — its product is MRHSTFGSCFKWMSIVSLSLILAACGGNDDASGDTTEQAKTFTADGGVSPFYTWAGTFSSIPGTLLRQETMPQGQVLSNASQGVKILYTSTNGVDNKTPIYVSGDIQFPKGTPPAGGWPVIAWAHGTVGVADVCAPSWSGRSQRDIAYLDTWLNQGYAIVSSDYQGLGTPGLHPYLHSRPEAYSVLDAVRAAQRAFPQLSRSVVTVGQSQGGQAAVATAAYAPMYAPELNVLGTVATGVPYALHQIAPLLDSLVAKIPSTGFTSVIATLESYAWFSYATAELVLPDFLLSKQLTNKGKDFYSFAASKCLGDIENYIMQNKLTTADVFNSDVAIWTNQVLPRASYPTLKLNTPLFIGTGALDTSVPTAVQYLLAKDACTAGSVVEQHYYPGQGHSGAVTASLIDSIPFVQKLFSGQKIISNCSTLLPPSQR
- a CDS encoding GAF domain-containing protein gives rise to the protein MQVPAFPPDEALRVKTLRELLILDTPPDARFDNLTRAAAAFFRVQIAVVSLIDVNRQWFKSACGLDAKETARDISFCGHAILQDDVFVIEDALLDERFFDNPLVSGEPNIRFYAGAPLKTSNGMNLGTLCLIDKHPGALLDFEIEMLSDMAKLVVQELERPMVEADVVVHV
- a CDS encoding GNAT family N-acetyltransferase produces the protein MRRLAELSDLEPVFFIYMNAEVIHFLGFDPMPIEAFKPIFYEFVESRCFFVYEVSGELAGFYKASRHPGRASHVAYLGSLAVAPKFQGQGIAQIMVEEAIEELCRLGAKRIELIVESDNTRGLSFYTRLGFEIEGKLRKFYKRSHESTYVDDYIMSKIFD
- a CDS encoding carboxymuconolactone decarboxylase family protein — translated: MLLEWVNLRVSQINGCSFCLKLHSKALRAARENEKRLDSLTGWHCSPL
- the metE gene encoding 5-methyltetrahydropteroyltriglutamate--homocysteine S-methyltransferase; the protein is MTTTHTTKAHILGFPRIGAQRELKFAVEQFWKGEIDESALAQTGNALRRQHWQWQKDADLDFVAVGDFAWYDQMLNASALLGALPARFGFDAKNLSLKQYFELARGNAAQPAQEMTKWFDTNYHYLVPELDENTDFAGGVDWFFYEIEEARSLGHAVKAVLPGPLTFLYLAKAKADGFDKLSLLPKVVAAYARILERLAKLGVEWLQLDEPILGLDLEAEWLAAFEPVYRSFAYTGPKILLATYFESVAAHAALLRDLPVAGVHLDLVRAPQQLDVFANNWPASKVLSLGVVDGRNIWVSDFSAILARIEALQGRNIWLSASCSLLHVPVDLAQESKLDEELKGWLAFARQKLQEISVLKRALSGADVSAELSANAAKVASRAASPRIHNPAVSARIQALSEGDARRHAVFATRQAEQKLRFNLPPLPTTTIGSFPQTKEIRAARAAFKKGTLAQNDYVEQMQAEIRLAVEKQEALGIDVLVHGEAERNDMVEYFGEQLSGFAFTQFGWVQSYGSRCVKPPVLFGDVSRPTPMTVEWTQYAQSLTQKPMKGMLTGPVTILQWSFVRDDQPRSVTTQQIALAIRDEVVDLETAGIGIIQIDEPAFREGLPLKKSDWAAYLHWAAEAFRISASGVANQTQIHTHMCYSEFNDILPAIAAMDADVITIETSRSDMELLTGFGTFKYPNEVGPGVYDIHSPRIPPVEDMLRLIAKAAEVVPVELLWVNPDCGLKTRNWPETEAALANMLEATRQARQHLAEHGHLPSFASIPAKPHVHGACACH